In Rattus norvegicus strain BN/NHsdMcwi chromosome 3, GRCr8, whole genome shotgun sequence, a genomic segment contains:
- the LOC120101922 gene encoding small ribosomal subunit protein eS12-like, which translates to MGKQGMAAGIAHPALQQQILENTLIYYGLPCGSAKAAKDSDKGQAHHCVLASSCEKPVYVKRGEALCAQHRITLIKLDDSKRLGEWVCLCRIDQGGTYCNVVDCSCIVVKDYGKASQAKNIIEEFPELRTQRW; encoded by the coding sequence ATGGGCAAGCAAGGCATGGCTGCTGGAATTGCTCATCCTGCTTTACAACAACAAATCTTGGAAAACACTCTCATCTACTACGGCCTACCATGTGGCTCTGCCAAAGCTGCCAAAGACTCAGACAAGGGCCAGGCCCATCATTGTGTGCTTGCGTCCAGCTGTGAAAAGCCAGTGTATGTCAAGCGGGGGGAGGCCCTTTGTGCTCAGCACCGAATCACACTAATTAAACTTGATGACAGCAAGAGACTAGGGGAATGGGTGTGCCTCTGTAGAATTGATCAAGGGGGGACATACTGTAATGTGGTTGACTGTAGCTGTATAGTAGTTAAGGACTATGGCAAAGCATCTCAAGCCAAGAATATCATTGAAGAGTTCCCAGAACTCAGAACCCAGCGGTGGTGa